A genomic window from Algoriphagus sp. Y33 includes:
- a CDS encoding OmpA family protein, with protein sequence MKKFTDVLKKASGVMLLAFCFSFNLEAQKVVSLSGANTPQDDMNPVWIGDNTLLFTRAFHPKNVGGTADPGDIWMTRKSDSGEWQEAVHRADLSTDGYDFSLGLEDFLTLLVYHTGGERFGIYQYSKFGSDWNYLRQVSMTGLEAISGQVTGRVASGRNVIFLSGKGKDSKGNEDIYVSEKTGPAAWSAPVNIGSAINTKGQEMSPYYDSKTEKLYFSSNMHTGAQGKDIFISKRMGEGWNNWSKPVIWQQISSPGSEVSVTFINEEEVVWTSTQNSDGFADLLTFETVVPLVTPEEFTEAVSEPLISKTLPKTTKSASVVPIYPSSAIGFPEVKMSEQVAEEEEEPISWFVVDAKNKTLVPYSITWKSVGAVVYKSAADSVKLSELKNAQVSEITVNSKGYFPKAISLNEIKIGEPTVVLMTKAESGNVILLDDVNFKRGTAELEGEQTKKSLNELAKFLVENPDMKLRIHGHTDNAGDPGLNKGLSMDRAGSVRDYLIGQGVAFENLRISGWGGTRPLASNATEVGRSKNRRVELEVER encoded by the coding sequence ATGAAAAAATTCACTGATGTATTAAAAAAAGCAAGTGGCGTAATGCTACTTGCTTTTTGCTTTTCATTCAATCTAGAAGCCCAAAAAGTAGTTTCGCTTTCCGGTGCCAATACTCCGCAAGACGATATGAATCCTGTTTGGATTGGAGACAATACATTACTGTTTACACGGGCTTTTCACCCTAAGAACGTAGGGGGAACAGCTGATCCCGGTGATATCTGGATGACTAGAAAATCCGATTCCGGTGAATGGCAGGAGGCTGTACACCGTGCCGATCTCAGTACCGATGGGTATGACTTTTCTCTGGGCTTGGAAGATTTCCTTACGTTGTTGGTATATCATACAGGCGGTGAAAGATTTGGGATTTATCAATATTCTAAGTTCGGCTCAGACTGGAACTATCTTAGGCAAGTATCCATGACAGGATTGGAGGCCATTTCCGGGCAAGTCACCGGGAGAGTGGCTTCAGGCAGAAATGTGATTTTTCTTTCGGGAAAAGGAAAAGATTCCAAAGGAAATGAAGATATCTATGTGAGTGAAAAAACCGGTCCGGCAGCATGGTCAGCTCCTGTCAACATTGGTTCAGCCATCAACACAAAAGGACAAGAAATGAGTCCTTACTACGATTCTAAAACGGAAAAATTATATTTCTCTTCCAATATGCACACAGGTGCACAAGGGAAGGATATATTTATATCAAAACGTATGGGAGAAGGTTGGAATAACTGGAGTAAACCGGTCATATGGCAGCAAATAAGCTCTCCCGGATCTGAGGTTTCAGTCACCTTTATCAATGAGGAGGAGGTGGTGTGGACCAGCACACAGAATAGTGACGGTTTTGCGGACTTATTGACTTTCGAAACTGTAGTGCCTCTGGTGACACCGGAGGAGTTTACCGAAGCTGTATCTGAGCCTTTGATTTCTAAGACTTTGCCAAAAACAACTAAAAGCGCATCAGTTGTGCCAATTTATCCTTCATCTGCTATTGGTTTTCCTGAAGTAAAAATGTCGGAGCAAGTAGCAGAAGAGGAAGAGGAGCCTATTTCTTGGTTTGTAGTAGATGCTAAGAACAAGACGTTGGTTCCTTACTCGATTACTTGGAAATCCGTAGGTGCTGTGGTATATAAAAGTGCAGCTGACTCGGTCAAACTATCTGAATTGAAGAATGCTCAAGTGTCAGAAATTACGGTTAATTCTAAGGGCTATTTCCCAAAGGCTATTTCTCTTAATGAGATCAAGATCGGTGAGCCAACGGTTGTTTTAATGACTAAGGCTGAGTCTGGGAATGTCATTTTGCTTGATGATGTTAACTTCAAGAGAGGTACTGCGGAATTGGAAGGAGAACAGACAAAAAAATCTTTGAATGAACTGGCTAAATTTTTAGTGGAAAATCCGGATATGAAGCTTAGGATTCATGGGCATACAGACAATGCGGGTGATCCCGGACTGAACAAAGGTCTTTCTATGGATAGAGCAGGGAGTGTTAGAGATTACTTGATCGGGCAGGGGGTTGCCTTTGAAAATCTCAGGATCTCAGGTTGGGGAGGTACCAGACCACTCGCTTCCAATGCAACCGAAGTAGGCCGATCCAAAAATAGAAGAGTAGAACTGGAGGTAGAGCGATAG
- a CDS encoding deoxyhypusine synthase family protein, with amino-acid sequence MKITEFLKHNYRHFNAAALIDAAEGYKAHLDNGGKMMVTLAGAMSTAELGISLAEMIRQDKIQIITCTGANLEEDVFNLVAHDYYERIPNYRELTPAQEQDLVERHMNRVTDTCIPEMEAMRRIEHVILEEWVKADQAGEAFFPHEFFYKILLGGKLEDSYQIDPKDSWLLEAAKKNLPIIVPGWEDSTLGNMFAGHVISGDVKNVHTVRSGIEYMMYLAEWYTNTATDESTVGFFQIGGGIAGDFPICVVPMLHQDLQRENVPLWGYFCQISDSTTSYGSYSGAVPNEKITWGKLGIDTPKFIIESDATIVAPLVFAIVLDQ; translated from the coding sequence ATGAAAATCACTGAATTTTTAAAGCATAACTACCGACATTTCAATGCTGCTGCATTGATCGATGCAGCAGAAGGATATAAAGCCCATCTGGATAATGGCGGCAAGATGATGGTAACCCTGGCAGGTGCCATGTCTACCGCTGAGCTGGGTATTTCTCTTGCGGAGATGATCCGCCAAGACAAGATTCAAATAATTACATGTACAGGGGCCAATTTGGAGGAGGATGTGTTCAATTTGGTAGCGCACGATTATTATGAGCGGATTCCAAACTATCGTGAGCTTACTCCTGCACAAGAGCAGGATTTGGTAGAGCGCCATATGAATCGTGTGACAGACACATGTATTCCCGAAATGGAAGCAATGCGAAGAATCGAACATGTGATTTTAGAAGAATGGGTAAAAGCAGATCAGGCCGGAGAAGCTTTTTTTCCGCATGAGTTTTTCTATAAAATCTTGCTTGGGGGTAAGCTAGAAGATTCTTATCAAATCGATCCAAAAGATAGCTGGTTGCTGGAAGCGGCCAAAAAGAACCTTCCTATTATAGTACCTGGATGGGAAGATTCTACTTTGGGAAATATGTTTGCAGGCCATGTGATCTCAGGTGATGTGAAGAATGTACACACCGTCCGTAGTGGCATTGAGTACATGATGTATCTGGCAGAATGGTACACAAATACGGCTACTGACGAAAGTACTGTCGGATTTTTCCAGATTGGCGGGGGAATTGCAGGAGACTTCCCGATATGTGTGGTGCCGATGTTGCATCAGGATTTGCAACGAGAAAATGTGCCGCTTTGGGGCTATTTCTGCCAGATCTCTGATTCGACCACTTCTTATGGTTCGTATTCCGGAGCTGTTCCCAATGAGAAAATAACTTGGGGAAAACTGGGAATAGATACGCCGAAATTTATCATCGAATCAGATGCAACGATCGTAGCACCATTGGTATTTGCCATTGTGCTGGATCAATAA
- a CDS encoding OmpH family outer membrane protein, whose amino-acid sequence MKRGLKLIGALSLATVLLYGCDKAGTSTTGETASKEVKQGDLNVAFVYTDSVINKYDYFKKKSEELTEKGKKFEGDLQGRASGFQQEVQTFQQTGGNMTVNQQRAKQEELAKKEQNLMTYRDNLMQELSADESALYSEVYDKVQNYLKVYAESNDIDVILSYTRGGAIWYANEAIDLTSSVIEGINKEYTAAPADTAK is encoded by the coding sequence GTGAAAAGAGGATTAAAACTAATCGGTGCATTGAGCCTTGCTACAGTGCTTCTATACGGCTGTGATAAAGCGGGAACTTCTACTACTGGCGAAACCGCTTCGAAAGAAGTTAAACAAGGTGATTTGAATGTTGCTTTTGTTTACACTGACAGCGTGATCAACAAGTATGATTACTTTAAGAAAAAGTCAGAAGAACTGACTGAGAAGGGAAAGAAATTTGAAGGTGATCTTCAGGGGAGAGCTAGTGGATTTCAGCAAGAAGTTCAGACTTTTCAGCAAACCGGTGGCAATATGACCGTAAACCAGCAGAGAGCAAAGCAAGAGGAACTGGCTAAAAAAGAGCAAAACCTAATGACCTATCGTGATAACCTGATGCAGGAATTGTCTGCGGATGAGTCGGCGTTGTACAGTGAGGTGTATGATAAAGTACAGAATTACCTTAAAGTTTATGCTGAAAGCAATGATATTGATGTCATCTTGAGCTACACCAGAGGTGGGGCAATATGGTATGCCAATGAGGCGATCGACCTTACTTCCTCGGTAATTGAAGGAATCAACAAAGAGTACACTGCTGCTCCTGCCGACACGGCAAAATAA
- a CDS encoding histone deacetylase, with product MLKIAFSPIYKHPLPQNHRFPMEKYELLPGQLVYEGIVSEGNFFQPVPLNEHWILNTHAKEYWEKLKFLTLSKSEIRATGFPLSKELVEREITILHGSVQAALYAREYGIAMNVAGGTHHAFSDRGEGFCLLNDIAVTANYLIVNQISKKVLVVDLDVHQGNGTASIFADNPSVFTFSMHGEKNYPMHKEVSDLDCAVPDGTGDYVYLAILQSQLELILKEFTPDFIIYQSGVDVLESDKLGRLSMSIDGVKKRDEIILKLAKSLDVPIMCCMGGGYSAQVSKIVEAHTMVYRLAQDLYF from the coding sequence ATGCTGAAAATTGCATTTTCACCTATTTACAAGCATCCATTGCCCCAAAATCATAGGTTCCCGATGGAAAAGTATGAATTGCTTCCTGGCCAGTTAGTTTATGAAGGAATCGTGTCAGAGGGGAATTTCTTTCAACCGGTACCCCTCAATGAACACTGGATTCTGAATACTCACGCAAAAGAATATTGGGAGAAACTAAAGTTTTTGACGTTGTCCAAGTCCGAAATCCGGGCTACTGGATTTCCTTTATCCAAAGAACTTGTGGAGAGGGAGATTACTATTTTGCATGGGTCAGTTCAGGCTGCGCTGTATGCACGGGAATATGGGATTGCAATGAATGTAGCAGGAGGTACTCACCATGCTTTTTCCGATCGGGGAGAGGGCTTTTGTTTGTTAAATGATATTGCTGTTACGGCTAATTATTTGATTGTCAATCAAATTTCCAAGAAGGTTTTGGTAGTGGATCTCGATGTACATCAGGGTAACGGTACGGCAAGTATATTTGCAGATAATCCATCTGTATTCACATTCAGTATGCATGGAGAAAAGAATTATCCTATGCACAAAGAAGTCTCTGACCTAGACTGTGCCGTCCCTGATGGTACAGGTGATTATGTATATTTGGCAATTCTCCAGTCCCAACTTGAACTTATTCTGAAGGAATTTACACCTGACTTCATCATCTACCAGTCCGGTGTGGATGTATTGGAGAGTGACAAATTGGGACGGCTGTCAATGAGTATAGATGGAGTGAAAAAGCGTGATGAGATTATTTTAAAATTGGCCAAATCACTGGATGTACCGATAATGTGCTGTATGGGTGGTGGGTATTCAGCCCAAGTGTCCAAAATAGTTGAAGCTCATACGATGGTGTACAGGTTGGCTCAGGACCTATATTTCTGA
- a CDS encoding phage holin family protein: protein MEKSNRPLNFLVKILLGGIAVLIAAFLLPGIHIDTVMTGFILAAVIILINVTLKPILVILTLPITFLTLGLFLLVINALMIMLADRIIPGFQVDGFWWAVLFAVVVSMINSLFGNDLNPSD from the coding sequence ATGGAGAAAAGCAATAGACCATTGAACTTCCTTGTCAAAATCCTTTTAGGCGGTATTGCGGTGCTTATTGCAGCATTTTTATTGCCCGGGATTCATATAGATACGGTCATGACGGGATTTATACTTGCGGCAGTCATCATACTTATCAATGTTACGCTGAAACCAATTTTGGTAATTCTGACTTTGCCCATTACATTTTTGACACTTGGTCTTTTTTTGTTGGTTATAAATGCATTGATGATAATGCTGGCTGATCGGATTATCCCCGGTTTTCAGGTGGATGGCTTCTGGTGGGCTGTATTGTTTGCCGTTGTGGTGAGCATGATTAACTCTCTTTTTGGGAATGATCTCAATCCTTCTGATTGA